AGGACCACGATCGTCTTCTTACCCTCTCTTATGTCGCTTCCGACAGGTTTCCCAAGCTCCTCCTCCACCCCCGAGACCCCCAATACGTCGTCTATCATCTGGAAGGCCAGACCAGAGTTCAACCCATAACTCCGCAGCGCTTCCAGCTCCTCGCTAGACGCTCCGGCGAGGAGACCACCTATCTCGGCCGAAGCCATATACAGGACAGCGGTCTTAAGCTTGATCATCTCCATGTACTCGTCCACGGTCACGGCGGTCGTGGGCTTCTCAGCCATCACCATATCCATCGTCTGGCCGGCGCATATGTCGATCAGCGTCTTAGAGAACCTACCGACTACCTCGACTATCACAGAATCTTCAACCCCGATGTCCCTCAAACCCTTAGAAAGCGTCCTGAAGACTAGGGCGAAAAGCATATCCCCTGAAATTATGGCCTGGGGTATGCCCCAAAGCACGTGAACCGTAGGGACCCCTCTCCTAGTTTCGTCACGGTCGATTATATCGTCGTGTATAAGCGTGAACGTGTGGAGTATTTCAACACCTGCAGCCGCAGGGTAAGGTTTCTCGCCCTCTCCCCCGCAGGCCTCATAGGACTTGACGAGCATGAAGGGTCTAAGACGTTTACCGCCGGCTTTCAAGAGGTAGTAGCTCGACTCGTAAAGAACCTCGGGGACCTTAAGCTCTTCCATTATCGCGGATATCTCCTTTGAGACCCTACGGGATACTTTAGATATCTCATCCATAAGCCCCTTCAAATCTTACACCTAACCTTCAACCCTCTGGATTTAACCCAGTCTCTGGTAAACCCTGTTAGGATATATGGTTTTTCTTTAAGCTCAGATATAGTCTTAGAGCCCGTTAAGACCATGGTTAGCCTAAGTTCTTCGCAGATCCTCCCTATAACAGCCGAGACGCTTCTCCAGCTCTCCATAGCCGGCTTCAGAAGCGGAAGCGCTAGACCGGCTAGGTCGGCGCCGAGTACAAGGGCCTTAGCGACGTCTAAGCCGCTCCTAACACCACCGGAAGCTATCAGAGGAACATCTGTGATAGACCTGACCTCGATTATCGACGACACGGTCGGTATACCCCAGTCCCAGAAGGTTTCAGCCAACCTAGCCTTCTCCGCCTCTCCAGCCTCTATGTTCCGGTAATACTCTACGCTAGCCCAGCTCGTCCCACCTGCCCCAGCGACCTCTATGGCATCTACTCCTATAGACGATAATAACCCAGCGTCCTCCATTGATATCCCTGAACCCGTCTCCTTAACTATAACCGGGACATCGCTATCCTCGACAAGCCTCTTCAGCCTGTCTAGAATCCCTCGAAACCTAGGCTCCTCCTCGTACTGAAGAAGCTCCTGTAATGGATTTAGGTGGACGGTTAACGCATCTGCCTTGAGAGATTCGACGAGCCGTCTCAGGCTACTCCAAGAATATCTGAAGAGCTCCTGGAAACCGATGTTCGCGGAGATGAATATATTAGGGGCGTTCTCCCTAGCTACTTTAAACGAGTACTCCAACGTAGGCTCCTCGAGGAAAGCCCTACCGCTGCCTAGGCACATACCTATACCATGCTCCTCCGCAGCCCTAGCGAGGTTAGCGTTTATCTCAGCCGCCTTAGGAGTCCCACCGGTCATGGCGGAGATCACTATGGGAGCCTTAAACTCGAAGCCTAAGAACTCCGTGGATAGGTCCAACTCGTCGGGGTTGACCTCAGGTAAACACCTATGGACTAGATGGTCATCCCCGAAGCCAGGCTCGACGTTTCTAGCCTCGACCGGCTTCTCCGAGCATATTCTTATGTGGTCGTCCTTTCTCCTACTGGTCTCAGAACTCATGGTTTAACACCCTTTACAACCGTGCATTTAACCCTAACCCCTTTGAGGACTTTGAGAAGCCTACCGGGTTTAAGACCGTTGACTATGTAGACGTTTAAACCCATAGAGGCGATTTTATAGGCTTCCTTAAGCTTTAAACCTATCCCCCCGGTAGCGTCAACCGTTTTCGAACGAGTCTTCTCCACCAGGTTCAGGAGGTCATCCGCTGTCATCTCCTCGAAGAGCTCGGCATCTGGGTGAAGCTTAGGGTCTTCCGCATATATACCGTCGACATCAACGGTGAACACGACTTTTAATGGCCTAAAATTGGAGGACAGCTCGGCCATAAGGCTGTCTCCGGATATTATCGAGAAACCCCTCGTGTCATCGAAAACAACGTCTCCAAAAGTCACAGGGGTAAACCCAAGCTCCAGGGCCTTCA
The Candidatus Bathyarchaeota archaeon genome window above contains:
- a CDS encoding polyprenyl synthetase family protein, which translates into the protein MKGLMDEISKVSRRVSKEISAIMEELKVPEVLYESSYYLLKAGGKRLRPFMLVKSYEACGGEGEKPYPAAAGVEILHTFTLIHDDIIDRDETRRGVPTVHVLWGIPQAIISGDMLFALVFRTLSKGLRDIGVEDSVIVEVVGRFSKTLIDICAGQTMDMVMAEKPTTAVTVDEYMEMIKLKTAVLYMASAEIGGLLAGASSEELEALRSYGLNSGLAFQMIDDVLGVSGVEEELGKPVGSDIREGKKTIVVLEALSRLDDAGKRRLLGVLGDRGASRDKIIEAIRLIESSGAVEEAKRLARLYSSKAREALRRLPATDARRLLEALTDFIVERRF
- a CDS encoding type 2 isopentenyl-diphosphate Delta-isomerase, giving the protein MSSETSRRKDDHIRICSEKPVEARNVEPGFGDDHLVHRCLPEVNPDELDLSTEFLGFEFKAPIVISAMTGGTPKAAEINANLARAAEEHGIGMCLGSGRAFLEEPTLEYSFKVARENAPNIFISANIGFQELFRYSWSSLRRLVESLKADALTVHLNPLQELLQYEEEPRFRGILDRLKRLVEDSDVPVIVKETGSGISMEDAGLLSSIGVDAIEVAGAGGTSWASVEYYRNIEAGEAEKARLAETFWDWGIPTVSSIIEVRSITDVPLIASGGVRSGLDVAKALVLGADLAGLALPLLKPAMESWRSVSAVIGRICEELRLTMVLTGSKTISELKEKPYILTGFTRDWVKSRGLKVRCKI
- a CDS encoding acetylglutamate kinase codes for the protein VVATHRAMLKLNEEVLKALENSGFKPISIPPLASALASSGRLKRLLHEPFVKALELGFTPVTFGDVVFDDTRGFSIISGDSLMAELSSNFRPLKVVFTVDVDGIYAEDPKLHPDAELFEEMTADDLLNLVEKTRSKTVDATGGIGLKLKEAYKIASMGLNVYIVNGLKPGRLLKVLKGVRVKCTVVKGVKP